In Streptomyces sp. NBC_00091, the following proteins share a genomic window:
- a CDS encoding ABC-F family ATP-binding cassette domain-containing protein has translation MPGMGHLEASHLEYYLPDGRVLLPDVSFRVGEGSVVALVGANGAGKTTLLKLISGELQPHGGGVSISGGLGVMSQFVGSVRDETTVRDLLVSVAQPRIREAAKAVDQAEHLILTVDDEAAQMAYAQALSDWADVQGYEAETLWDVCTMAALAIPYDSAQFREVRTLSGGEQKRLVLEALLRGPDEVLLLDEPDNYLDVPGKRWLEEQLRATRKTVLFVSHDRELLTQAAEKIISLEASPTGSDVWVHGGGFATYHDARKERFARFEELKRRWDEEHARLKALVLRLRNQAASSPDMASRYRAMQTRFQKFEEAGPPPEPPREQDIRMRLKGGRTGVRALTVENLELTGLMKPFSLEVFYGERVAVLGSNGSGKSHFLRLLAGEEVKHTGNWKLGARVLPGHFAQTHAHPELFGRTLVDILWTEAAKPLGAAMGALRRYELERQAEQPFEKLSGGQQARFQILLLELAGTTALLLDEPTDNLDLESAEALQDGLESYDGTVLCVTHDRWFARTFDRYLVFGSDGVVRETQEPVWDERRVERKR, from the coding sequence ATGCCCGGCATGGGACATCTCGAAGCCAGCCACCTGGAGTACTACCTTCCCGACGGGCGGGTCCTGCTCCCCGACGTCTCCTTCCGCGTGGGGGAGGGGTCGGTGGTGGCCCTGGTGGGGGCGAACGGCGCCGGCAAGACCACCCTGCTGAAGCTGATCTCCGGGGAGCTGCAGCCGCACGGCGGCGGGGTCTCCATCAGCGGCGGCCTCGGCGTGATGTCGCAGTTCGTGGGCTCGGTCCGCGACGAGACGACCGTACGGGACCTGCTGGTCTCGGTGGCGCAGCCGCGGATCCGGGAGGCCGCGAAGGCCGTGGACCAGGCCGAGCACCTGATCCTGACGGTGGACGACGAGGCCGCGCAGATGGCGTACGCGCAGGCGCTGAGCGACTGGGCCGACGTCCAGGGCTACGAGGCGGAGACCCTGTGGGACGTCTGCACCATGGCCGCGCTGGCGATCCCGTACGACAGCGCCCAGTTCCGCGAGGTGCGCACGCTGTCGGGCGGTGAGCAGAAGCGGCTGGTCCTGGAGGCGCTGCTGCGCGGGCCGGACGAGGTACTGCTGCTCGACGAGCCGGACAACTACCTCGACGTGCCCGGCAAGCGCTGGCTGGAGGAGCAGCTGCGGGCCACCCGCAAGACGGTGCTCTTCGTCTCCCACGACCGGGAGCTGCTCACCCAGGCCGCCGAGAAGATCATCAGCCTGGAGGCGAGCCCGACGGGGAGTGACGTGTGGGTGCACGGTGGGGGCTTCGCCACCTACCACGACGCCCGCAAGGAGCGCTTCGCGCGCTTCGAGGAGCTCAAGCGCCGCTGGGACGAGGAGCACGCGCGGCTGAAGGCCTTGGTGCTGCGGCTGCGCAACCAGGCCGCCTCCAGCCCCGACATGGCCTCGCGGTACCGGGCGATGCAGACCCGCTTCCAGAAGTTCGAGGAGGCCGGCCCGCCGCCGGAGCCGCCGCGCGAGCAGGACATCCGGATGCGCCTCAAGGGCGGCCGGACCGGGGTGCGCGCCCTGACCGTGGAGAACCTGGAGCTGACCGGCCTGATGAAGCCGTTCTCGCTGGAGGTGTTCTACGGGGAGCGGGTCGCGGTGCTCGGCTCCAACGGCTCCGGCAAGTCGCACTTCCTGCGGCTGCTGGCGGGCGAGGAGGTCAAGCACACGGGCAACTGGAAGCTGGGCGCGCGGGTGCTTCCCGGCCATTTCGCGCAGACCCACGCCCACCCGGAGCTGTTCGGCCGCACGCTCGTGGACATCCTGTGGACGGAGGCGGCGAAGCCGCTCGGCGCGGCGATGGGCGCCCTGCGCCGCTACGAGCTGGAGCGCCAGGCGGAGCAGCCCTTCGAGAAGCTCTCGGGCGGCCAGCAGGCGCGTTTCCAGATCCTGCTGCTGGAGCTGGCCGGGACCACGGCGCTGCTGCTGGACGAGCCGACGGACAACCTCGACCTGGAGTCGGCGGAGGCCCTCCAGGACGGCCTGGAGTCGTACGACGGGACTGTGCTGTGCGTCACGCACGACCGGTGGTTCGCGCGGACATTTGACCGTTACTTGGTCTTCGGTTCAGACGGTGTTGTGCGGGAGACTCAAGAACCCGTCTGGGACGAACGTAGGGTCGAGCGCAAGCGCTGA
- the truA gene encoding tRNA pseudouridine(38-40) synthase TruA, giving the protein MSDEVEPGHVRVRLDLSYDGKDFSGWAKQRTLRTVQGELESALKTVMRLSEPVDLTVAGRTDAGVHARGQVAQFDVAEEVWAEHRDKLLRRLAGRLPHDVRVWKAAEAPEGFNARFSAIWRRYAYRVGDHQAGVDPLRRGHVLWHQWPLDVDAMNEAAAALVGEHDFAAYCKKREGATTIRTLQQLSWERAEDGIITATVRADAFCHNMVRSLVGALLHVGDGHRPVEWPGQVLAAAVRDSSVHVVKPHGLTLEEVGYPADELLAARSKEARNVRTLPGAGCC; this is encoded by the coding sequence GTGAGTGACGAGGTGGAGCCCGGGCACGTCCGGGTGCGGCTGGACCTGTCGTACGACGGCAAGGACTTCTCCGGCTGGGCGAAGCAGCGCACGCTGCGGACCGTCCAGGGCGAGCTGGAGTCCGCCCTGAAGACCGTGATGCGGCTGTCCGAGCCGGTCGATCTGACCGTGGCCGGACGCACCGACGCCGGGGTGCACGCCCGCGGGCAGGTCGCGCAGTTCGACGTGGCCGAGGAGGTGTGGGCCGAGCACCGGGACAAGCTGCTGCGGCGCCTCGCGGGGCGCCTGCCGCACGACGTACGGGTGTGGAAGGCCGCCGAGGCCCCCGAGGGCTTCAACGCGCGGTTCTCGGCCATCTGGCGCCGCTACGCCTACCGCGTCGGCGACCACCAGGCCGGCGTGGACCCGCTGCGCCGCGGGCACGTGCTGTGGCACCAGTGGCCCCTGGACGTGGACGCCATGAACGAGGCCGCCGCCGCGCTGGTCGGCGAGCACGACTTCGCCGCGTACTGCAAGAAGCGCGAGGGCGCCACGACCATCCGTACGCTCCAGCAGCTCAGCTGGGAGCGGGCCGAGGACGGGATCATCACCGCGACGGTCCGCGCGGACGCGTTCTGCCACAACATGGTCCGCTCGCTGGTCGGAGCGCTCCTCCACGTGGGCGACGGGCACCGGCCGGTCGAATGGCCCGGGCAGGTGCTGGCCGCGGCCGTACGGGACTCCTCCGTGCACGTGGTGAAGCCGCACGGGCTCACCCTGGAGGAGGTCGGCTACCCGGCGGACGAGCTGCTGGCCGCCCGCAGCAAGGAGGCGCGGAACGTGCGCACCCTCCCCGGGGCCGGCTGCTGCTGA
- the rplQ gene encoding 50S ribosomal protein L17: MPRPAKGARLGGSAAHEKHLLANLAKALFEHGRITTTEAKARRLRPYAERLVTKAKKGDIHNRRLVLQTITDKSIVHTLFTEIAPRYENRPGGYTRITKIGNRRGDNAPMAVIELVEALTVAQQATGEAEAATKRAVKEAEAVETPAEETKEA; encoded by the coding sequence ATGCCGCGTCCCGCAAAGGGTGCCCGCCTGGGCGGCTCCGCCGCGCACGAGAAGCACCTCCTCGCGAACCTCGCGAAGGCGCTCTTCGAGCACGGCCGCATCACCACCACCGAGGCCAAGGCCCGTCGCCTGCGTCCCTACGCCGAGCGTCTGGTCACCAAGGCCAAGAAGGGCGACATCCACAACCGTCGCCTGGTGCTGCAGACGATCACGGACAAGAGCATCGTGCACACGCTGTTCACCGAGATCGCCCCGCGCTACGAGAACCGCCCCGGTGGTTACACGCGCATCACCAAGATCGGCAACCGTCGTGGCGACAACGCCCCGATGGCGGTCATCGAGCTGGTCGAGGCCCTGACGGTCGCCCAGCAGGCCACCGGTGAGGCCGAGGCCGCCACCAAGCGCGCGGTCAAGGAGGCGGAGGCTGTCGAGACCCCCGCCGAGGAGACCAAGGAGGCCTGA
- a CDS encoding DNA-directed RNA polymerase subunit alpha — protein sequence MLIAQRPSLTEEVVDEYRSRFVIEPLEPGFGYTLGNSLRRTLLSSIPGAAVTSIRVDGVLHEFTTVPGVKEDVTDIILNIKQLVVSSEHDEPVVMYLRKQGPGLVTAADIAPPAGVEVHNPDLVLATLNGKGKLEMELTVERGRGYVSAVQNKQLGQEIGRIPIDSIYSPVLKVTYKVEATRVEQRTDFDKLIVDVETKQAMRPRDAMASAGKTLVELFGLARELNIDAEGIDMGPSPTDAALAADLALPIEELELTVRSYNCLKREGIHSVGELVARSEADLLDIRNFGAKSIDEVKAKLAGMGLALKDSPPGFDPTAAADAFGADDDADAGFVETEQY from the coding sequence ATGCTTATCGCTCAGCGTCCTTCGCTGACCGAAGAGGTCGTCGACGAGTACCGCTCGCGGTTCGTGATCGAGCCGCTGGAGCCGGGCTTCGGCTACACCCTCGGCAACTCCCTGCGCCGTACCCTCCTGTCCTCCATCCCGGGTGCCGCTGTCACCAGCATCCGCGTGGACGGCGTCCTGCACGAGTTCACCACCGTGCCGGGCGTCAAGGAAGACGTCACGGACATCATCCTCAACATCAAGCAGCTGGTCGTCTCCTCGGAGCACGACGAGCCGGTCGTGATGTACCTGCGCAAGCAGGGTCCCGGCCTGGTCACCGCTGCCGACATCGCGCCCCCGGCCGGTGTCGAGGTGCACAACCCGGACCTGGTCCTCGCCACGCTCAACGGCAAGGGCAAGCTGGAGATGGAGCTGACCGTCGAGCGCGGTCGCGGCTACGTCTCCGCCGTCCAGAACAAGCAGCTGGGCCAGGAGATCGGTCGCATCCCGATCGACTCCATCTACAGCCCGGTCCTCAAGGTCACCTACAAGGTCGAGGCGACCCGAGTCGAGCAGCGCACCGACTTCGACAAGCTGATCGTCGACGTCGAGACCAAGCAGGCCATGCGCCCGCGCGACGCCATGGCGTCCGCCGGTAAGACCCTGGTCGAGCTGTTCGGTCTGGCCCGCGAGCTCAACATCGACGCCGAGGGCATCGACATGGGCCCCTCGCCGACGGACGCGGCCCTGGCCGCCGATCTGGCGCTGCCGATCGAGGAGCTCGAGCTCACCGTTCGGTCGTACAACTGCCTCAAGCGCGAGGGCATCCACTCCGTGGGTGAGCTCGTCGCCCGCTCCGAGGCCGACCTGCTCGACATCCGCAACTTCGGTGCGAAGTCGATCGACGAGGTCAAGGCGAAGCTGGCCGGCATGGGCCTGGCCCTCAAGGACAGCCCGCCCGGATTCGACCCGACCGCCGCCGCCGATGCCTTTGGCGCCGACGACGACGCGGACGCCGGTTTCGTCGAGACCGAGCAGTACTAG
- the rpsK gene encoding 30S ribosomal protein S11 translates to MPPKGRQGAAKKVRRKEKKNVAHGHAHIKSTFNNTIVSITDPSGNVISWASAGHVGFKGSRKSTPFAAQMAAESAARRAQEHGMRKVDVFVKGPGSGRETAIRSLQATGLEVGSIQDVTPTPHNGCRPPKRRRV, encoded by the coding sequence ATGCCCCCCAAGGGTCGTCAGGGCGCTGCCAAGAAGGTGCGCCGCAAGGAAAAGAAGAACGTCGCTCACGGGCACGCCCACATCAAGAGCACGTTCAACAACACCATCGTCTCGATCACGGACCCCTCGGGCAACGTGATCTCCTGGGCCTCCGCCGGCCACGTCGGCTTCAAGGGCTCGCGCAAGTCCACCCCCTTCGCCGCGCAGATGGCCGCCGAGTCGGCCGCCCGCCGCGCGCAGGAGCACGGCATGCGCAAGGTTGACGTCTTCGTCAAGGGTCCGGGCTCCGGCCGCGAGACCGCGATCCGCTCCCTCCAGGCCACCGGCCTCGAGGTCGGCTCGATCCAGGACGTCACCCCCACCCCGCACAACGGCTGCCGCCCGCCGAAGCGCCGCCGCGTCTGA
- the rpsM gene encoding 30S ribosomal protein S13, with amino-acid sequence MARVSGVDIPREKRVEIALTYVFGIGRTRSKEILDSTGVNPNTRVRDLAEEDLVKIREYVDANLRTEGDLRREIQGDIRRKIEIQCYQGIRHRRGLPVHGQRTSTNARTRKGPRRAIAGKKKPGKK; translated from the coding sequence GTGGCACGCGTTTCCGGTGTTGACATCCCGCGCGAAAAGCGTGTGGAGATCGCACTCACCTACGTCTTCGGTATCGGGCGCACCCGGTCCAAGGAGATCCTCGACTCCACGGGCGTGAACCCGAACACCCGCGTTCGTGACCTGGCCGAAGAGGACCTCGTCAAGATCCGCGAGTACGTGGACGCCAACCTCCGTACCGAGGGTGACCTCCGCCGCGAGATCCAGGGCGACATTCGCCGCAAGATCGAGATCCAGTGCTACCAGGGTATCCGCCACCGTCGCGGCCTCCCGGTGCACGGCCAGCGCACCAGCACGAACGCGCGTACCCGCAAGGGCCCGCGTCGCGCGATCGCCGGTAAGAAGAAGCCGGGCAAGAAGTAG
- the rpmJ gene encoding 50S ribosomal protein L36, with amino-acid sequence MKVKPSVKKICDKCKVIRRHGRVMVICDNLRHKQRQG; translated from the coding sequence ATGAAGGTCAAGCCGAGCGTCAAGAAGATCTGCGACAAGTGCAAGGTGATCCGCCGTCACGGTCGGGTCATGGTCATCTGCGACAACCTGCGCCACAAGCAGCGCCAGGGCTGA
- the infA gene encoding translation initiation factor IF-1, with amino-acid sequence MAKKQGAIEIEGTVIESLPNAMFKVELQNGHKVLAHISGKMRMHYIRILPDDRVVVELSPYDLTRGRIVYRYK; translated from the coding sequence GTGGCCAAGAAGCAAGGTGCCATCGAAATCGAGGGCACCGTGATCGAGTCCCTCCCGAACGCGATGTTCAAGGTGGAACTCCAGAACGGTCACAAGGTCCTCGCGCACATCAGCGGCAAGATGCGTATGCACTACATCCGCATCCTCCCCGATGACCGGGTCGTTGTGGAGCTGTCTCCGTACGACCTGACGCGTGGCCGGATCGTCTACCGATACAAGTAG
- the map gene encoding type I methionyl aminopeptidase has translation MVQLKTPEQIAKMREAGLVVAAIHAATREAAVPGATTRDLDMVARKVIADAGAKSNFLGYGGFPATICTSVNEVVVHGIPDDKTVLKDGDVISIDAGAIVDGWHGDAAYTAFVGTGHAPELIELSRVTEESMWAGIAAMKLGNRLVDISKAIETYIKRQPRPATGEHSLGKFGIIEDYGGHGIGSEMHMDPHLLNYVSRKRGKGIKLVPGLCLAIEPMVSLGTAQTEVLADDWTVITTDGTWSSHWEHSIALTEAGPIVLTSPDCGKAKLAEYGVTTAPDPLG, from the coding sequence ATGGTTCAGCTGAAGACCCCCGAGCAGATCGCGAAGATGCGCGAGGCAGGGCTGGTCGTCGCCGCGATCCACGCGGCGACCCGTGAGGCGGCCGTGCCGGGCGCCACGACGCGGGATCTGGACATGGTGGCCCGCAAGGTGATCGCGGACGCCGGGGCCAAGTCGAACTTCCTCGGCTACGGGGGCTTCCCCGCGACCATCTGCACTTCGGTGAACGAGGTCGTCGTCCACGGCATCCCGGACGACAAGACGGTCCTGAAGGACGGCGACGTCATCTCCATCGACGCCGGCGCGATCGTGGACGGCTGGCACGGCGACGCCGCCTACACGGCCTTCGTGGGCACCGGTCACGCTCCGGAGCTGATCGAGCTGTCCCGGGTGACCGAGGAGTCGATGTGGGCCGGCATCGCGGCCATGAAGCTCGGCAACCGCCTGGTGGACATCTCGAAGGCGATCGAGACCTACATCAAGCGCCAGCCGCGGCCCGCCACCGGTGAGCACAGCCTCGGCAAGTTCGGGATCATCGAGGACTACGGCGGCCACGGCATCGGCTCCGAGATGCACATGGACCCGCACCTGCTGAACTACGTCTCGCGCAAGCGGGGCAAGGGCATCAAGCTGGTCCCGGGCCTCTGCCTGGCGATCGAGCCCATGGTCTCCCTGGGCACCGCGCAGACGGAGGTCCTGGCGGACGACTGGACGGTCATCACGACGGACGGCACCTGGTCCTCGCACTGGGAGCACTCGATCGCGCTGACGGAAGCCGGCCCGATCGTCCTGACCAGCCCGGACTGCGGCAAGGCGAAGCTGGCGGAGTACGGCGTGACCACCGCGCCCGACCCGCTCGGGTAG
- a CDS encoding adenylate kinase — protein MRIVLVGPPGAGKGTQAAFLAKNLSIPHISTGDLFRANISQNTELGLRAKAFMDAGDLVPDEITIGMAKDRMEQPDAAGGFLLDGFPRNVSQAEALDAMLQGEGMKLDAVLDLEVEEDEVVKRIAGRRICRKDSAHVFHVSYAAPKTEGVCDTCGGELYQRDDDSESTVRNRLKVYHTQTEPIIGYYKEQGLLVTIPALGEVHEITKRAMDALKK, from the coding sequence ATGCGAATCGTCCTCGTCGGACCCCCCGGTGCGGGCAAGGGAACGCAGGCCGCGTTCCTCGCCAAGAACCTGTCGATCCCGCACATCTCCACGGGCGACCTCTTCCGCGCCAACATCAGCCAGAACACTGAGCTGGGGCTGCGCGCGAAGGCGTTCATGGACGCCGGTGACCTCGTCCCCGACGAGATCACCATCGGCATGGCCAAGGACCGCATGGAGCAGCCGGACGCCGCGGGCGGTTTCCTGCTCGACGGCTTCCCGCGCAACGTCTCGCAGGCCGAGGCGCTGGACGCGATGCTCCAGGGCGAGGGCATGAAGCTCGACGCCGTCCTCGACCTGGAGGTCGAGGAGGACGAGGTCGTCAAGCGGATCGCCGGCCGGCGCATCTGCCGCAAGGACTCCGCGCACGTCTTCCACGTCTCGTACGCCGCGCCGAAGACCGAGGGTGTCTGCGACACCTGCGGCGGCGAGCTGTACCAGCGCGACGACGACTCGGAGTCCACGGTCCGCAACCGGCTGAAGGTCTACCACACGCAGACCGAGCCGATCATCGGCTACTACAAGGAGCAGGGCCTGCTGGTGACGATCCCCGCCCTCGGCGAGGTGCACGAGATCACCAAGCGGGCGATGGACGCCCTGAAGAAGTAG
- the secY gene encoding preprotein translocase subunit SecY, with product MLTAFARAFKTPDLRKKLLFTLGIIVLYRLGSHIPVPGVSYKNVQICVDQMGSSNSLFGLVNMFSGGALLQITIFALGIMPYITASIILQLLTVVIPKLENLKKEGQSGTSKITQYTRYLTVALAILQGTGLVATARTGALFGTCPVAREIVPDRSIFTTVVMVLTMTAGTCVVMWLGELITDRGIGNGMSILMFISIAAGFVSALWTIKLQGKIADGWVEFGVVILVGLAMVALVVFVEQAQRRIPVQYAKRMIGRRAYGGTSTYIPLKVNQAGVIPVIFASSLLYIPALIVQFSGSTAGWATWIQKHFVKGDHPYYIATYFLLIVFFAFFYVAISFNPEEVADNMKKYGGFIPGIRAGRPTAEYLSYVLNRITWPGSLYLGLIALVPTMALAGFGANQNFPFGGTSILIIVGVGLETVKQIESQLQQRNYEGFLR from the coding sequence GTGCTCACCGCGTTCGCCCGGGCGTTCAAGACGCCCGACCTGCGCAAGAAGCTGCTCTTCACGCTCGGCATCATCGTGCTGTATCGGCTCGGGTCCCACATCCCGGTACCCGGCGTGAGCTACAAGAACGTTCAGATCTGTGTGGACCAGATGGGGAGCAGCAACAGCCTCTTCGGTCTGGTCAACATGTTCAGCGGCGGTGCGCTGCTGCAGATCACGATCTTCGCGCTCGGCATCATGCCGTACATCACGGCGAGCATCATCCTGCAGCTGCTGACCGTGGTCATCCCGAAGCTGGAGAACCTCAAAAAAGAGGGACAGTCCGGCACGTCGAAGATCACTCAGTACACGCGCTATTTGACGGTCGCACTCGCGATCCTCCAGGGCACCGGCCTGGTCGCCACCGCGCGGACCGGCGCCCTCTTCGGCACCTGCCCGGTCGCTCGGGAGATCGTCCCGGACCGCTCGATCTTCACCACGGTCGTCATGGTGCTCACCATGACCGCCGGTACCTGTGTCGTCATGTGGCTCGGTGAGCTGATCACCGACCGCGGCATCGGCAACGGCATGTCCATCCTCATGTTCATCTCGATCGCGGCCGGCTTCGTCTCCGCCCTCTGGACGATCAAGCTCCAGGGCAAGATCGCTGATGGCTGGGTGGAGTTCGGCGTCGTCATCCTGGTGGGCCTCGCGATGGTGGCCCTGGTGGTCTTCGTCGAGCAGGCGCAGCGCCGGATCCCGGTCCAGTACGCGAAGCGCATGATCGGCCGCCGTGCTTACGGCGGTACGTCCACCTACATCCCGCTCAAGGTGAACCAGGCCGGTGTCATCCCGGTCATCTTCGCCTCGTCGCTGCTGTACATCCCGGCCCTGATCGTGCAGTTCAGCGGCTCGACGGCCGGCTGGGCGACCTGGATCCAGAAGCACTTCGTCAAGGGCGACCACCCGTACTACATCGCGACCTACTTCCTCCTGATCGTCTTCTTCGCGTTCTTCTACGTGGCGATCTCGTTCAACCCCGAGGAAGTTGCGGACAACATGAAGAAGTATGGTGGCTTCATCCCGGGCATCCGCGCCGGCCGGCCTACCGCCGAGTACCTGAGCTACGTACTCAACCGGATCACTTGGCCGGGGTCGCTGTACCTGGGTCTGATCGCTCTTGTGCCGACAATGGCGTTGGCCGGCTTCGGAGCGAACCAGAACTTCCCGTTCGGCGGGACGAGCATCCTCATCATCGTGGGTGTGGGTCTGGAAACCGTGAAGCAGATCGAGAGCCAGCTCCAGCAGCGCAACTACGAAGGGTTCCTCCGCTGA
- the rplO gene encoding 50S ribosomal protein L15: MAENSPLKAHNLRPAPGAKTAKTRVGRGEASKGKTAGRGTKGQKARYQIPQRFEGGQMPLHMRLPKLKGFKNPFRTEFQVVNLDKLGALYPEGGEVTVADLVAKGAVRKNSLVKVLGQGEISVALTVSVDAVSASAKEKIAAAGGTVTELV; the protein is encoded by the coding sequence ATGGCTGAGAACAGCCCGCTGAAGGCCCACAACCTCCGTCCCGCCCCCGGCGCCAAGACCGCGAAGACCCGTGTCGGTCGTGGTGAGGCGTCGAAGGGTAAGACGGCCGGTCGTGGTACGAAGGGCCAGAAGGCCCGTTACCAGATCCCGCAGCGCTTCGAGGGTGGGCAGATGCCCCTCCACATGCGCCTGCCGAAGCTCAAGGGCTTCAAGAACCCGTTCCGCACCGAGTTCCAGGTCGTGAACCTGGACAAGCTCGGTGCCCTCTACCCCGAGGGTGGAGAGGTCACGGTGGCCGACCTGGTCGCCAAGGGCGCGGTTCGCAAGAACAGCCTCGTCAAGGTCCTGGGCCAGGGCGAGATCTCCGTGGCGCTGACGGTTTCGGTTGACGCCGTTTCCGCCTCCGCCAAGGAGAAGATTGCCGCTGCCGGCGGCACCGTCACCGAGCTCGTCTAA
- the rpmD gene encoding 50S ribosomal protein L30: MARLKITQTKSYIGSKQNHRDTLRSLGLKRLNDVVVKEDRPEFRGMVHTVRHLVTVEEVD; this comes from the coding sequence ATGGCCCGCCTCAAGATCACGCAGACGAAGTCGTACATCGGCAGCAAGCAGAACCACCGCGACACGCTGCGTTCGCTCGGGCTCAAGCGCCTGAACGACGTCGTCGTCAAGGAGGACCGCCCCGAGTTCCGCGGAATGGTTCACACCGTCCGCCACCTCGTGACGGTTGAGGAGGTTGACTAA
- the rpsE gene encoding 30S ribosomal protein S5, with amino-acid sequence MAGPQRRGSGAGGGERRDRKGRDGGPAAEKTAYVERVVAINRVAKVVKGGRRFSFTALVVVGDGDGTVGVGYGKAKEVPAAIAKGVEEAKKNFFKVPRIQGTIPHPITGERAAGVVLLKPASPGTGVIAGGPVRAVLECAGVHDILSKSLGSSNAINIVHATVAALKGLQRPEEIAARRGLPLEDVAPAALLRARAGAGV; translated from the coding sequence ATGGCTGGACCCCAGCGCCGCGGAAGCGGTGCCGGTGGCGGCGAGCGGCGGGACCGGAAGGGTCGCGACGGTGGCCCTGCCGCCGAGAAGACCGCTTACGTTGAGCGCGTTGTCGCGATCAACCGCGTCGCCAAGGTTGTCAAGGGTGGTCGCCGCTTCAGCTTCACCGCGCTGGTCGTGGTGGGCGACGGTGACGGCACCGTAGGTGTCGGTTACGGCAAGGCCAAGGAAGTTCCCGCGGCCATCGCCAAGGGTGTCGAGGAAGCCAAGAAGAACTTCTTCAAGGTTCCGCGCATCCAGGGCACCATCCCTCACCCGATCACGGGCGAGCGCGCTGCGGGCGTCGTGCTGCTGAAGCCGGCTTCCCCCGGTACCGGTGTTATCGCCGGTGGCCCGGTGCGCGCCGTTCTCGAGTGCGCCGGCGTTCACGACATCCTGTCGAAGTCGCTCGGCTCTTCGAACGCGATCAACATCGTGCACGCGACCGTGGCGGCCCTCAAGGGCCTGCAGCGTCCCGAGGAGATCGCGGCTCGCCGTGGTCTGCCCCTCGAGGACGTCGCTCCCGCGGCTCTGCTCCGTGCGCGTGCTGGGGCGGGTGTCTAA
- the rplR gene encoding 50S ribosomal protein L18, which translates to MAYGVKIAKGDAYKRAAKARRHIRIRKNVSGTAERPRLVVTRSNRNIVAQVIDDLQGHTLASASTLDASIRGGEGDKSAQAQAVGALVAERAKAAGVETVVFDRGGNRYAGRIAALADAAREAGLKF; encoded by the coding sequence ATGGCATACGGTGTGAAGATCGCCAAGGGCGACGCGTACAAGCGCGCTGCCAAGGCTCGCCGCCACATCCGCATCCGCAAGAACGTCTCGGGTACGGCGGAGCGTCCGCGCCTCGTCGTGACGCGTTCCAACCGCAACATCGTTGCTCAGGTCATCGACGACCTCCAGGGTCACACCCTGGCGTCCGCGTCGACCCTGGACGCTTCGATCCGCGGTGGCGAAGGCGACAAGAGCGCCCAGGCCCAGGCTGTCGGCGCGCTCGTCGCCGAGCGTGCCAAGGCTGCGGGTGTCGAGACCGTCGTGTTCGACCGCGGTGGCAACCGATACGCCGGGCGCATTGCCGCTCTGGCTGACGCCGCCCGCGAAGCCGGGCTGAAGTTCTAA
- the rplF gene encoding 50S ribosomal protein L6, translated as MSRIGKLPIQVPAGVDVTIDGRTVAVKGPKGLLSHTVAAPIEIVKGEDGVLNVTRPNDERQNKALHGLSRTLVANMITGVTTGYVKALEISGVGYRVAAKGSDLEFQLGYSHPILIEAPDGISFKVESPTKFTVEGIDKQKVGEVAANIRKLRKPDPYKAKGVKYAGEVIRRKVGKAGK; from the coding sequence ATGTCGCGAATCGGCAAGCTCCCCATCCAGGTTCCCGCCGGTGTGGACGTCACCATCGATGGCCGCACGGTCGCGGTGAAGGGCCCCAAGGGTCTCCTTTCCCACACCGTCGCCGCGCCGATCGAGATCGTCAAGGGTGAGGACGGCGTTCTGAACGTCACCCGCCCCAACGACGAGCGTCAGAACAAGGCCCTGCACGGCCTGTCCCGCACGCTGGTGGCGAACATGATCACCGGCGTGACCACGGGTTACGTCAAGGCTCTCGAGATCAGCGGTGTCGGTTACCGCGTCGCCGCGAAGGGCTCCGACCTGGAGTTCCAGCTCGGTTACAGCCACCCGATCCTGATCGAGGCGCCTGACGGCATCTCGTTCAAGGTCGAGTCGCCGACCAAGTTCACGGTCGAGGGCATCGACAAGCAGAAGGTCGGCGAGGTCGCCGCCAACATCCGCAAGCTGCGGAAGCCCGACCCGTACAAGGCCAAGGGTGTCAAGTACGCCGGCGAAGTCATCCGCCGCAAGGTCGGAAAGGCTGGTAAGTAG